The following proteins are encoded in a genomic region of Capsicum annuum cultivar UCD-10X-F1 unplaced genomic scaffold, UCD10Xv1.1 ctg4751, whole genome shotgun sequence:
- the LOC107857963 gene encoding receptor-like protein 33, whose amino-acid sequence MPSSILVLRKKRNPSVIVMGRSCNLLLPLAVFILLIHFHTSLSTVTNISTDEASLLSFKSHSISFGPNNILATNWSSSSPVCSWIGVSCSSRHHRVVALDISSMQLHEELAHLQRLKLIDVTNNNFTGAIPSFLGLLPNLRIMILSNNQFSGKIPSALTNLTKLEVLRVQRNFLDGEIPRELGDLRYTAFIDMQGNQLTGSIPTSIFNITTMQIIALTTNNLTGKLPITICDHLPNLKVLDISNNYLDGIIPPTLEKCRKLQTSSLFRNELTGTVPRELANLTALTELYLAAQHLEGSIVEI is encoded by the exons ATGCCCTCATCAATTCTtgttttaagaaaaaagagaaatccGTCTGTTATAGTTATGGGAAGAAGTTGCAATCTTCTCCTTCCTCTTGCAGTTTTCATTCTACTAATTCATTTCCATACTTCACTGTCCACTGTTACCAATATTAGTACTGATGAAGCTTCTCTTCTTTCCTTCAAATCTCATAGTATTTCTTTTGGTCCTAACAATATCTTAGCAACCAACTGGTCTTCTTCCAGCCCTGTTTGCAGCTGGATTGGCGTCAGTTGCAGCTCCCGCCACCATCGAGTCGTAGCATTAGACATTTCTAGCATGCAACTTCATG AAGAATTGGCTCATTTGCAGAGGTTGAAACTGATTGATGTCACAAACAATAACTTTACTGGTGCCATTCCATCATTTTTAGGTTTGTTACCGAATCTTCGCATTATGATCCTTTCGAATAACCAATTTTCTGGGAAAATACCCTCCGCACTTACCAATCTAACAAAGTTGGAAGTGTTGAGAGTGCAGAGAAATTTTCTTGATGGAGAAATCCCCCGAGAGCTTGGTGATCTTCGTTACACGGCATTCATAGACATGCAAGGTAACCAACTTACTGGCTCTATACCAACATCAATATTTAACATTACGACAATGCAAATCATTGCTCTTACAACCAACAATCTGACTGGTAAGCTTCCAATAACTATATGTGACCATCTTCCGAACTTGAAAGTGCTTGACATCTCAAACAACTACCTAGATGGTATTATTCCACCAACCTTGGAGAAATGCAGAAAGCTCCAAACTTCGTCATTGTTTAGAAATGAGTTAACTGGAACTGTGCCAAGAGAATTAGCCAACTTAACAGCTCTGACAGAATTATATCTCGCTGCACAGCACTTGGAAGGTAGTATTGTTGAAATTTGA